From a region of the Deinococcus terrestris genome:
- a CDS encoding VanW family protein encodes MTRGYAIAVSAAALLGGALAMGLAAGDTGRLAPGLVVGTVPVGGLTPAEARARLTGQPVAVPQVTVQAGKKTWTVPATRLGWSVDPAASVAAAVRASGDRDLWQKVRGMVGQAPTQTLPLVTRVDEARARAALEALTRDLATNPKNAAIFFDKTARRYALKPDQPGRRPNAAAAARTFAADPGQTRLSLPITEWPAQHTAAKLRPHVERGNRLMRPLAVKLQGTDRGGALTALQVADLYWVRESGIEPDEKTLRAAFDRLTGAVDRPAQNARFRLQGGKLVKVKEEAGRVTDRQAALAAFRKAVLDPAATSVVFASKASRPSLKLAGLPIPDQLELVASGTSTYHGSSAERRTNVAVAAANIHGYVVPEGGEFSFLSALGSITPENGFVGGLIISGGRTVEGLGGGVCQVSTTAFRALYQAGLPVTERHQHSYRVGYYEPEVGYEAAVYDPGLDLRLKNDTGGPLFIKAVNDNARSRLEVQVWGIKPERTVTVSPAVIHRYTPHPPAQYVVNRTLAPGAVRQVDWAKDGYDLSITRTIKDGKGTRTDQTRTSYKPWRAVYEVGPQ; translated from the coding sequence GTGACGAGGGGTTACGCCATCGCTGTTTCTGCCGCCGCCTTGCTGGGCGGCGCACTCGCTATGGGCCTCGCTGCCGGGGACACCGGACGCCTCGCGCCGGGGCTGGTCGTGGGGACCGTGCCCGTCGGTGGCTTGACCCCCGCCGAGGCCCGCGCCCGGCTGACCGGGCAGCCGGTGGCCGTCCCGCAGGTGACGGTGCAGGCTGGAAAGAAGACCTGGACCGTCCCCGCCACCCGTCTGGGCTGGAGCGTGGACCCGGCGGCGAGCGTGGCGGCGGCGGTGCGGGCGTCCGGGGACCGCGACCTGTGGCAGAAGGTGCGAGGCATGGTGGGGCAGGCCCCCACACAGACGTTGCCCCTGGTCACGCGGGTGGATGAGGCGCGGGCGCGGGCGGCCCTGGAAGCCCTGACTCGCGACCTCGCCACCAACCCGAAGAACGCGGCCATCTTCTTCGACAAGACGGCCCGGCGCTACGCCCTGAAGCCCGACCAGCCCGGCCGCCGTCCCAATGCGGCGGCAGCGGCCCGGACCTTTGCTGCCGACCCTGGCCAGACGCGCCTCTCGCTGCCCATCACCGAGTGGCCCGCCCAGCACACCGCCGCCAAGCTGCGCCCCCACGTCGAGCGCGGCAACCGCCTGATGCGCCCCCTCGCTGTGAAGTTGCAGGGCACCGACCGGGGCGGGGCGCTGACGGCCCTCCAGGTGGCCGATCTGTACTGGGTGCGCGAGAGCGGCATCGAACCCGACGAGAAGACCCTCCGCGCGGCCTTCGACCGCCTGACGGGTGCGGTGGACCGCCCCGCGCAGAACGCCCGCTTCCGGCTGCAGGGGGGCAAGCTCGTGAAGGTGAAGGAGGAGGCGGGCCGCGTCACCGACCGCCAGGCCGCGCTCGCCGCCTTCCGAAAGGCGGTGCTCGACCCGGCGGCGACCTCGGTGGTGTTCGCGTCCAAGGCGAGCCGTCCCAGCCTGAAGCTGGCCGGCCTCCCCATCCCCGACCAGCTCGAACTGGTCGCCTCGGGGACCAGCACCTACCACGGCAGCAGCGCCGAGCGCCGGACCAACGTGGCCGTGGCCGCCGCGAACATCCACGGCTACGTGGTGCCCGAGGGAGGTGAGTTCAGCTTCCTGTCGGCGCTGGGCAGCATCACCCCCGAAAACGGCTTTGTCGGCGGCCTGATCATCAGCGGGGGCCGCACGGTGGAGGGCCTGGGCGGGGGCGTGTGCCAGGTGTCCACCACGGCCTTCCGGGCGCTGTACCAGGCGGGCCTGCCCGTTACCGAGCGGCACCAGCACTCCTACCGGGTGGGGTATTACGAGCCGGAGGTGGGGTACGAGGCCGCCGTGTACGATCCCGGCCTCGACCTGCGCCTGAAGAACGACACGGGCGGTCCCCTGTTCATCAAGGCGGTCAACGACAACGCGAGGAGCCGTCTGGAGGTGCAGGTCTGGGGTATCAAGCCGGAGCGCACGGTCACGGTGAGCCCCGCCGTCATCCACCGCTACACGCCGCACCCGCCCGCGCAGTACGTGGTCAACCGCACCCTCGCCCCCGGCGCCGTGCGGCAGGTGGACTGGGCCAAGGACGGCTATGACCTTTCCATCACCCGGACGATCAAGGACGGGAAGGGGACGCGCACCGACCAGACGAGGACGAGCTACAAGCCTTGGCGGGCGGTGTACGAGGTGGGACCGCAGTAG
- a CDS encoding NADPH-dependent FMN reductase has product MKFAVLSTSLDPVSRSRWLAGLTAEQLRAGGHQVTLLDLRGTPLPPFDNDTCYTHPNAEVYHRAIREADGIFLAVPVYNWGLGSGAKALVELTGSTDPDRGLHGAWFDQPVTFLVSGGLPHGYLSHGAFAFGLMTDFRCVVNPHFVYATGADWVGDGVPGEGLAERLTRVVERAVDLSQRLRGRTYRSVWEV; this is encoded by the coding sequence GTGAAGTTCGCGGTCCTCTCCACCAGCCTCGACCCCGTCAGCCGCAGCCGCTGGCTGGCGGGCCTGACGGCGGAGCAGCTCCGGGCAGGGGGCCACCAGGTCACCCTGCTCGACCTGCGGGGGACGCCCCTACCGCCCTTCGACAACGACACCTGTTACACCCACCCGAACGCCGAGGTCTACCACCGCGCCATTCGGGAGGCGGACGGGATCTTTCTGGCCGTCCCCGTCTACAACTGGGGGCTGGGGTCGGGCGCCAAGGCCCTCGTCGAGCTGACCGGCAGCACCGATCCCGACCGGGGCCTGCACGGGGCGTGGTTCGACCAGCCGGTGACCTTTCTGGTGTCGGGCGGCCTCCCGCACGGGTACCTCAGCCACGGGGCCTTCGCCTTCGGGCTGATGACCGACTTCCGCTGCGTGGTCAATCCGCATTTTGTGTACGCGACCGGGGCCGACTGGGTGGGGGACGGCGTGCCCGGCGAGGGGTTGGCAGAACGGCTGACCCGCGTAGTGGAGCGGGCGGTGGACCTCTCTCAGCGGTTGCGGGGACGGACCTACCGCTCGGTGTGGGAGGTCTGA
- a CDS encoding phosphohydrolase: MEHGAGDSKFTLSVAGGHLQDVEGRHSEGAEGTPDAPPPPPADVPADGRVVEFTTPRAKLIAEAHGAIHADLQAYPRALAAYEALRGDPEALAHWDMANYITMRKLGYNDHGRVHSFITGAASMAITELLLEAGVRPDIMESGVGDADDVFLAVILGTMLHDIGNQIHRVGHEAHGVALALPILDRILGPIYPDPFKRTKVRSFILGAINCHDLSPVPLTLEGGITAVADGTDITKGRGRKAFALGSVDIHSISALAVDQVVIERGRDKPVLINVTMNNSGGIFQVEEVLAPKVIRTPMSRYVELRATTRAEGDEQILRRVRLDGDHFVMDLEGGERVVTPVVDRREQVAQAVAEVLDAGTQGP; this comes from the coding sequence CTGGAGCATGGGGCGGGCGACTCCAAGTTCACCCTCAGCGTGGCGGGGGGGCACCTTCAGGACGTGGAGGGCCGCCACAGCGAGGGGGCTGAGGGAACGCCGGACGCTCCGCCGCCCCCACCCGCCGACGTTCCGGCCGACGGGCGCGTTGTCGAGTTCACCACCCCCCGCGCCAAGCTGATCGCGGAAGCGCACGGGGCAATCCACGCCGATCTCCAGGCCTATCCCCGTGCGCTGGCCGCCTACGAGGCCCTGCGCGGCGATCCCGAGGCCCTGGCCCACTGGGACATGGCGAACTACATCACCATGCGCAAGCTGGGCTACAACGACCACGGGCGGGTCCATTCCTTTATCACGGGCGCGGCCAGCATGGCGATCACCGAGCTGCTGCTGGAGGCCGGGGTGCGCCCGGACATCATGGAGTCGGGGGTGGGCGACGCCGACGACGTGTTCCTGGCGGTGATCCTGGGCACCATGCTGCACGACATCGGCAACCAGATTCACCGGGTGGGGCACGAGGCGCACGGCGTAGCCCTCGCGCTGCCGATTCTCGACCGCATCCTGGGGCCGATCTACCCCGACCCCTTCAAGCGGACCAAGGTGCGCTCCTTTATCCTGGGGGCGATCAACTGCCACGACCTCAGCCCCGTGCCCTTGACGCTGGAGGGCGGCATCACGGCGGTCGCGGACGGCACCGACATCACCAAGGGGCGCGGGCGCAAGGCCTTTGCGCTGGGCAGCGTGGACATCCACTCCATCAGTGCGCTGGCCGTCGATCAGGTCGTGATCGAGCGCGGGCGCGACAAGCCGGTGCTGATCAATGTCACCATGAACAACTCCGGCGGCATCTTTCAGGTTGAGGAGGTGCTGGCCCCCAAGGTCATCCGCACGCCCATGAGCCGCTACGTGGAGCTGCGGGCCACCACCCGCGCGGAGGGGGACGAGCAGATTCTGCGCCGGGTGCGGCTGGACGGCGACCACTTCGTGATGGACCTGGAAGGGGGCGAGCGGGTGGTCACGCCCGTGGTAGACCGCCGGGAGCAGGTGGCGCAGGCCGTGGCCGAGGTGCTGGACGCGGGAACGCAGGGACCTTAA
- a CDS encoding RluA family pseudouridine synthase, whose protein sequence is MTRPAARAPLLPPTEKPRVLVEHPDFYVIRKPALWLTHPVRARVDVPDVLGFMRAETGEPDLAPPHRLDRETSGTQLLSRDADAARRFFTLFKEHLVGKTYQTIVHGSPEWERTTLDAPLGDLGLGGANRIVIRQAVVPDGKPAITDFRVLERRGGFTLLEAYPRSGRLHQIRAHLAHLGLPMVGDKIYGRDPQAFLDFMEGGQTPELTARLLLPRQALHAARIAFPWGGTQFAAEAPLAPDLRGFWERL, encoded by the coding sequence GTGACCCGTCCGGCGGCCCGTGCCCCCCTCCTCCCCCCCACCGAGAAGCCGCGCGTGCTCGTCGAGCATCCCGACTTCTACGTGATCCGCAAGCCCGCGCTGTGGCTGACCCATCCGGTGCGGGCGCGGGTGGACGTGCCCGACGTGCTGGGCTTCATGCGGGCCGAGACGGGCGAGCCGGACCTCGCGCCCCCGCACCGCCTCGACCGCGAGACGAGCGGCACCCAACTGCTCTCGCGCGACGCGGACGCCGCGCGGCGCTTTTTCACCCTGTTCAAGGAGCATCTGGTCGGCAAGACCTACCAGACCATCGTCCACGGCTCGCCGGAGTGGGAGCGGACCACGCTCGACGCCCCGCTGGGCGATCTGGGGCTGGGGGGCGCGAACCGCATCGTGATTCGACAGGCGGTCGTGCCGGACGGCAAGCCTGCCATCACCGATTTCCGGGTGCTGGAGCGCCGGGGCGGCTTCACCCTGCTGGAGGCCTATCCCCGCTCTGGGCGGCTGCACCAGATTCGCGCCCACCTCGCGCACCTCGGGCTGCCGATGGTGGGCGACAAGATCTACGGGCGCGACCCGCAGGCGTTCCTCGATTTCATGGAGGGGGGGCAGACGCCCGAGCTGACCGCGCGGCTGCTGCTGCCCCGGCAGGCGCTGCACGCGGCCCGCATCGCCTTTCCCTGGGGGGGCACGCAATTCGCGGCGGAGGCGCCGCTCGCGCCGGACCTGCGGGGGTTCTGGGAGAGACTGTAG
- a CDS encoding enoyl-CoA hydratase-related protein, translated as MTMLDEIEFNHIQLDQHGPLAVLTVNRPKALNALNADTLAEISVALDAVVDVPEIGALIVTGGGDRAFVAGADISELAELEDVYQGRELALAGQDVMQTVANLPIPTIAAVNGFALGGGLELALACDVRVASPGAKLGLPEVSLGLIPGFGGTQRLARLIGAGPALDLMLTGRQMAAEEALRLGLVNYVADDPLQKAREVAEQMVRHAPIALSLVKEAVRRGLDTSLEAGLEIEADLFGMLVATKDFREGTSAFLAKRKPEFQGE; from the coding sequence ATGACGATGCTCGACGAGATTGAGTTCAACCATATCCAGCTCGACCAGCACGGTCCGCTCGCAGTGCTGACCGTCAACCGCCCGAAGGCGCTGAACGCGCTGAACGCCGATACCCTGGCCGAGATCAGCGTGGCCCTCGACGCGGTCGTGGACGTACCCGAGATCGGCGCCCTGATCGTGACCGGGGGCGGCGACCGCGCCTTCGTGGCGGGGGCCGACATCAGCGAATTGGCCGAACTGGAGGACGTGTATCAGGGCCGCGAACTCGCCCTCGCCGGGCAGGACGTGATGCAGACGGTGGCGAACCTCCCGATCCCGACCATCGCCGCCGTGAACGGCTTTGCCCTGGGCGGCGGGCTGGAACTCGCGCTGGCCTGCGACGTGCGGGTGGCCTCACCGGGGGCCAAGCTGGGTCTGCCCGAAGTGTCGCTGGGTCTGATTCCCGGCTTCGGGGGCACCCAGCGCCTCGCCCGGCTGATCGGAGCGGGTCCGGCCCTCGACCTGATGCTCACCGGGCGGCAGATGGCTGCGGAGGAGGCCCTGCGCCTGGGACTGGTGAACTACGTCGCGGACGATCCCCTGCAAAAGGCCCGCGAGGTTGCCGAGCAGATGGTGCGGCACGCGCCCATCGCGCTCTCGCTGGTCAAGGAGGCAGTGCGCCGGGGGCTGGACACCTCGCTGGAGGCGGGGCTGGAGATTGAGGCCGACCTCTTCGGGATGCTGGTGGCGACCAAGGATTTCCGCGAGGGCACGTCCGCCTTCCTGGCCAAGCGCAAGCCGGAGTTCCAGGGTGAGTGA
- a CDS encoding endonuclease MutS2: MPFDSRALTALDFPRIRDALSQRSATSLGVERARALSPSDDAGRIARELDEVEDALFGVSLSLGGIQDIRELHARAGEGRVLAGQELLNAAYSLDGAMTVKRAINTNSRGPLRDVALGLGEHSELVRRFLSSLDRDGGVRDDASPRLRDLRSRIDPLRNRIRERVTATLEKWAEVLQEHIVTIRRDRYVLPVQASRVGQVQGIIVDASASGQTYFVEPATITPLNNELARLILDEEAEVRRILTELSGLLAQDADIPMTLATVGELDLIAAKARLARDWHLNRPEQVGDHTYDLREARHPLIENPVPNDISLGDTKMLLITGPNMGGKTATLKTLGLAVLMHQCGLYVAAASARLPVVRDVLVDIGDEQSIEASLSTFASHLKHLRFVLRHAAPDTLVLIDELGSGTDPAEGAALAQSLIETLLAQDARGIITSHLSPLKLFALETPGLKNASMGFDLEALAPTYQLQVGQPGRSYALAIARRMGLPGDVLARAEALLGPDAGLMERMLEGLERERSDLAGELERATSARREAEAELGRVRQERETLEQRRNEMIAEAAQKAETLYADAIERVRSLRARAQEDSARPRVMQELRELRTAAQKARPAPPAPREDRGDPIRVGSRVDVPAYGAQGQVLEMRGDDLVVQLGVMKVGVKRRDVRLKPEPQVKAPRPTFAGTAPSRFENELQLRGLGVEEAVEELRTAISEAHALKESPLRVVHGKGQGVLRRLLRDYLKTDKRVESFHDAEANQGGHGVTVVNIKR, encoded by the coding sequence ATGCCGTTCGACTCCCGCGCCCTGACTGCCCTCGATTTTCCGCGTATTCGTGACGCCCTGTCACAGCGCAGCGCCACGTCGCTGGGGGTGGAGCGGGCGCGGGCGCTCTCGCCCTCGGACGACGCCGGGCGCATCGCCCGCGAACTCGACGAGGTCGAAGACGCCCTGTTCGGGGTCAGCCTCAGCCTGGGCGGGATTCAGGACATCCGCGAACTGCACGCGCGGGCGGGGGAAGGGCGCGTGCTGGCGGGGCAGGAACTTCTGAACGCCGCCTACTCGCTCGACGGCGCGATGACGGTCAAGCGGGCGATCAACACGAACTCGCGCGGTCCGCTGCGCGACGTGGCGCTGGGACTGGGCGAACACAGCGAACTCGTGCGCCGCTTCCTTTCCTCCCTGGACCGCGATGGCGGCGTGCGCGACGACGCCTCGCCCCGGCTGCGCGACCTGCGGAGCCGCATTGACCCCCTCCGCAACCGCATCCGCGAGCGCGTGACCGCCACACTGGAGAAGTGGGCGGAGGTCTTGCAGGAGCACATCGTCACCATTCGCCGCGACCGCTACGTGCTGCCCGTGCAGGCCAGCCGGGTGGGGCAGGTACAGGGCATCATCGTGGACGCTTCGGCCTCGGGGCAGACCTATTTCGTTGAACCCGCCACCATCACGCCGCTGAACAACGAACTCGCCCGCCTGATTCTGGACGAGGAGGCCGAGGTCCGCCGTATCCTCACCGAGCTGTCGGGCCTGCTGGCGCAGGACGCGGATATCCCCATGACCCTCGCCACGGTGGGCGAACTCGACCTGATCGCGGCGAAGGCGCGGCTGGCCCGCGACTGGCACCTCAACCGCCCCGAGCAGGTGGGGGACCACACCTACGACCTGCGGGAAGCGCGGCACCCCCTGATCGAGAACCCGGTGCCCAACGACATCAGCCTGGGCGACACCAAGATGCTGCTGATCACCGGGCCGAACATGGGCGGCAAGACGGCCACCCTCAAGACGCTGGGCCTCGCTGTGCTCATGCACCAGTGCGGGCTGTACGTGGCGGCGGCCTCGGCGCGGCTGCCGGTGGTGCGCGACGTGCTGGTCGATATCGGGGACGAGCAGAGCATCGAGGCCAGCCTGTCCACCTTCGCCTCGCACCTCAAGCACCTCCGGTTCGTGCTGCGGCACGCGGCCCCCGACACGCTGGTCCTGATCGACGAGCTGGGCTCCGGCACCGACCCTGCCGAGGGCGCGGCGCTGGCGCAGTCCTTGATCGAGACACTGCTCGCCCAGGACGCGCGGGGCATCATCACCTCGCACCTCTCGCCCCTCAAGCTCTTTGCGCTGGAGACGCCGGGCCTGAAAAACGCCAGCATGGGCTTCGATCTGGAGGCGCTCGCGCCCACCTACCAGTTGCAGGTGGGGCAGCCGGGCCGCTCCTACGCCCTCGCCATCGCGCGGCGGATGGGCCTGCCGGGAGATGTGCTGGCGCGGGCCGAGGCGTTGCTGGGACCGGACGCGGGCCTGATGGAGCGGATGCTGGAGGGGCTGGAACGCGAACGCTCGGACCTCGCGGGCGAGCTGGAGCGGGCCACCAGTGCCCGCCGTGAGGCGGAGGCCGAACTCGGGCGCGTGCGGCAGGAACGCGAGACGCTGGAACAGCGCCGGAACGAGATGATCGCGGAGGCCGCTCAGAAGGCCGAGACGCTCTACGCCGACGCCATCGAACGTGTCCGCTCGCTGCGTGCCCGCGCCCAGGAGGACAGCGCCCGCCCCCGCGTGATGCAGGAGCTGCGCGAACTGCGCACGGCGGCGCAAAAGGCCCGTCCGGCCCCGCCCGCCCCCCGCGAAGACCGGGGCGACCCCATCCGGGTGGGCAGCCGGGTGGACGTGCCCGCCTACGGGGCGCAGGGGCAGGTGCTGGAGATGCGCGGCGACGACCTCGTGGTGCAACTCGGCGTGATGAAGGTGGGCGTCAAGCGCCGTGACGTGCGCCTCAAGCCCGAGCCCCAGGTCAAGGCCCCCCGACCCACCTTCGCCGGGACCGCGCCCAGCCGTTTCGAGAACGAGCTGCAACTGCGCGGCCTGGGAGTGGAGGAGGCCGTGGAGGAGCTGCGGACCGCGATCAGCGAGGCCCACGCCCTGAAAGAAAGCCCGCTGCGGGTGGTCCACGGCAAGGGGCAGGGCGTCTTGCGGCGACTGCTGCGCGACTACCTCAAGACCGACAAGCGGGTCGAGTCCTTCCACGACGCGGAGGCCAACCAGGGCGGGCACGGGGTCACGGTGGTGAATATCAAGCGCTGA
- a CDS encoding TlpA family protein disulfide reductase — MSTPPRQIRLRLPAFLGRALGSLLTRSAVKAGQTVAPPPALGLTRRSLLYFKSEGCAPCDGIDLFIGQLAASSDLDLRVVDARRGEVPEQVYGGSLLLDRDGTLRRAYGVNVFPTLLVTGPGGQVERVLVGAEADEAQIRAGLGLA, encoded by the coding sequence ATGTCCACTCCACCCCGGCAGATTCGGCTGCGGCTTCCCGCCTTTCTCGGCCGCGCCCTCGGCAGCCTGCTGACCCGCTCGGCGGTGAAGGCCGGGCAGACGGTCGCGCCGCCGCCCGCGCTGGGGCTGACCCGGCGCTCGCTGCTGTACTTCAAGAGCGAGGGGTGCGCCCCCTGTGACGGCATCGACCTCTTTATCGGGCAGCTGGCGGCGTCCTCTGACCTCGACCTGCGGGTGGTGGACGCCCGGCGGGGTGAGGTGCCCGAACAGGTTTACGGCGGCTCCCTGCTGCTGGACCGGGACGGCACGCTGCGCCGGGCCTACGGGGTCAACGTCTTCCCCACCCTGCTGGTGACTGGCCCCGGTGGGCAGGTCGAGCGCGTGCTGGTGGGCGCGGAGGCGGACGAGGCTCAGATCCGGGCGGGGCTGGGGCTGGCTTAA
- a CDS encoding phosphorylase family protein, with product MSQIHLRAEPGDVAEYVLLPGDPGRARRIAETYLEDARLYTEHRQLLGFTGTYQGVRVSVQTTGMGCPSAAIVAEELARLGARTLIRVGTLGGATPRVQPADLVVATAAVPNDGTTRQMLGGAPYAPAASFEVVEAAVASARELGVPHHAGLIMTEDAFYASTPEHARLWASRGVLGFEMEASAVFLVAAQHGLRAGCLTACSNDIGDPQLVPDEVLAQGVDRMVRVALDAVVRLAGAEAH from the coding sequence ATGAGTCAGATTCACCTGCGGGCAGAACCGGGCGACGTGGCGGAGTACGTGCTGCTTCCGGGCGATCCGGGCCGGGCGCGGCGCATCGCCGAGACGTATCTGGAAGATGCCCGCCTCTACACTGAGCACCGCCAACTGCTGGGCTTCACCGGCACCTATCAGGGCGTGCGCGTCAGCGTGCAGACGACCGGGATGGGCTGCCCCAGCGCGGCCATCGTCGCGGAGGAACTCGCGCGGCTGGGGGCGAGGACGCTGATCCGCGTCGGCACCCTGGGCGGCGCGACCCCCCGCGTGCAGCCCGCCGACCTCGTGGTCGCCACCGCCGCCGTGCCCAACGACGGGACCACCCGGCAGATGCTGGGCGGCGCCCCCTACGCCCCCGCCGCCAGCTTCGAGGTCGTGGAGGCGGCGGTCGCCTCGGCCCGCGAGCTGGGAGTGCCCCACCACGCGGGGCTGATCATGACGGAGGACGCCTTTTACGCGAGCACGCCCGAGCACGCCCGGCTGTGGGCCTCGCGTGGAGTGCTGGGCTTCGAGATGGAGGCCAGCGCCGTCTTCCTCGTTGCCGCCCAGCACGGCCTGCGGGCGGGGTGCCTGACCGCGTGCAGCAACGACATCGGGGACCCGCAGCTCGTGCCCGACGAGGTGCTGGCGCAGGGGGTCGACCGGATGGTGCGGGTGGCGCTGGACGCGGTGGTGCGGCTGGCCGGGGCCGAAGCCCACTGA
- a CDS encoding S-layer homology domain-containing protein produces the protein MRKSLTLASTLALALGAASAQTDTTTTPTTTTAAPAQVVTFTDVPAGHWAKDAVDLLVQRGLIQGYPDGTFRGNQNITRYEAALIFFRLLQSGSLSNSTLSQSDLATITAGMQEVATELAAISTRVTDLERLNAEQQARIAALEERINALGTAGTAGADTAALTARIDALETAIRNIPAGPQGPAGPAGPAGPAGAAADTAALEARIAALEARAAQPDTTTGGTTTIVTPPTTVVIGETPTDTTNGVTRGNLYAGVSVGASTAGDAPCYIPNADGRAVNYCASFGGMVGTTSLIGPFGARVSADYKPGRNAISADVNATIGLNTGTNIQPYAGVGLGLTSSTARPTTATPNPTSNATDTYVNALVGVDFQVTNSIAAFVEGNGRYYLSNNGTGAVQGSDNVEDRGFVPAVRAGLKFYF, from the coding sequence ATGCGCAAGTCCCTGACCCTCGCTTCGACCCTGGCCCTGGCCCTGGGTGCCGCCAGCGCCCAGACCGATACGACGACGACCCCCACCACGACGACGGCTGCCCCAGCCCAGGTCGTGACCTTCACCGACGTGCCTGCCGGGCACTGGGCCAAGGACGCGGTCGACCTCCTCGTGCAGCGCGGCCTGATTCAGGGTTACCCGGACGGGACCTTCCGCGGCAACCAGAACATCACCCGCTACGAGGCGGCGCTGATCTTCTTCCGCCTGCTGCAGTCCGGCTCGCTGAGTAACAGCACCCTCAGCCAGAGCGACCTCGCCACCATCACCGCCGGGATGCAGGAAGTCGCCACCGAGCTGGCGGCCATCAGCACCCGCGTGACGGACCTCGAGCGCCTGAACGCCGAGCAGCAGGCCCGCATCGCGGCCCTGGAAGAGCGCATCAACGCGCTGGGCACGGCCGGGACCGCAGGCGCCGACACGGCCGCCCTGACTGCCCGCATCGACGCGCTGGAAACGGCGATCCGCAACATCCCCGCCGGTCCTCAGGGTCCCGCGGGTCCGGCAGGCCCCGCTGGCCCCGCCGGAGCGGCGGCCGACACCGCCGCCCTGGAAGCCCGCATCGCGGCCCTGGAAGCCCGCGCGGCCCAGCCCGACACCACCACGGGCGGCACCACGACCATCGTGACGCCCCCCACCACCGTCGTGATCGGCGAGACGCCCACTGACACCACCAACGGCGTCACGCGCGGCAATCTGTACGCGGGTGTCTCGGTGGGTGCCAGCACGGCGGGCGACGCGCCCTGCTACATCCCCAACGCAGACGGCCGCGCGGTGAACTACTGCGCCAGCTTCGGCGGCATGGTGGGCACCACCTCGCTGATCGGTCCCTTCGGCGCCCGCGTCTCGGCCGACTACAAGCCGGGCCGTAACGCCATCTCGGCGGACGTGAACGCGACCATCGGCCTGAACACCGGCACGAACATCCAGCCCTACGCGGGCGTGGGTCTGGGCCTGACCAGCAGCACTGCCCGCCCCACCACGGCCACCCCGAACCCCACCTCCAACGCGACCGACACCTACGTCAACGCGCTTGTGGGCGTGGACTTCCAGGTGACCAACTCCATCGCCGCCTTCGTGGAAGGAAATGGCCGCTACTACCTGAGCAACAACGGCACGGGTGCAGTGCAGGGCAGCGACAACGTGGAAGACCGGGGCTTCGTGCCCGCCGTCCGCGCCGGTCTGAAGTTCTACTTCTAA
- a CDS encoding glucose 1-dehydrogenase has product MRLQDKVIVVTGAASGMGLAIAQLFTREGAKVVAADWNGERLGTAVEGIRASGGEITPSQGDISDQASAEALVDLAVSTYGRLDVLVNNAGVMDYMAGVGELTDEVWTRVLGINLNGPMYTSRRAVRQMREQGGGSIVNVASTAALSGGAAGAAYTASKHGLIGLTRSTAWMYAQQGIRCNAICPGATKTNIAETMPQDRLDPAGAARAGAFAALVPAYLDSLDIAQLALFLASDESRYINGAIIPADGGWMAL; this is encoded by the coding sequence ATGCGCTTACAGGACAAGGTGATCGTGGTGACCGGGGCTGCCTCGGGGATGGGGCTGGCGATTGCCCAACTGTTCACGCGGGAGGGCGCGAAGGTCGTGGCCGCCGACTGGAACGGCGAACGGCTGGGGACGGCCGTGGAGGGCATCCGCGCCTCGGGCGGCGAGATCACCCCGTCGCAGGGGGACATCTCCGACCAGGCGAGCGCCGAGGCCCTGGTCGACCTCGCGGTCTCCACCTACGGGCGGCTCGACGTGCTGGTGAACAACGCCGGGGTGATGGACTACATGGCGGGCGTGGGCGAACTCACCGACGAGGTGTGGACACGGGTGCTGGGCATCAACCTCAACGGCCCGATGTACACCAGCCGCCGCGCCGTGCGGCAGATGCGGGAGCAGGGGGGCGGCTCCATCGTGAACGTCGCGTCCACGGCGGCGCTCAGCGGGGGGGCGGCGGGCGCGGCCTATACCGCCTCCAAGCACGGGCTGATCGGCCTGACCCGCTCGACGGCATGGATGTACGCCCAGCAGGGCATCCGTTGCAACGCGATCTGCCCCGGCGCGACCAAGACCAACATCGCGGAAACCATGCCGCAAGACCGCCTTGACCCCGCCGGGGCCGCCCGCGCGGGGGCCTTCGCCGCGCTCGTTCCGGCCTACCTCGACAGCCTGGACATCGCGCAGCTCGCCCTGTTCCTGGCCTCCGACGAGTCGCGCTACATCAACGGAGCGATCATTCCGGCGGACGGGGGGTGGATGGCGCTCTAG